The proteins below come from a single Chryseobacterium bernardetii genomic window:
- a CDS encoding inorganic pyrophosphatase: MIPNFKAHPWHGISAGEDAPNVVNVFVEIVPSDTIKYEVDKETGYLKVDRPQKFSNIIPALYGFVPRTYCDQEVMKLAIEAGATDVTMGDHDPLDICVLSSHNIHAGGLLMEAIPIGGFKMIDGGEADDKIVAVMINDHAFGHFRDITELPEAEVKRLMHYFLTYKNLPDEPAKCRIQEVYGAEHARKVIKASQTDYADKFGG, encoded by the coding sequence ATGATTCCAAATTTTAAAGCACATCCATGGCACGGAATTTCTGCAGGAGAAGATGCGCCAAATGTTGTAAATGTATTTGTGGAGATTGTTCCTTCAGATACTATTAAATATGAAGTAGATAAAGAGACAGGATATTTAAAAGTAGACAGGCCCCAGAAATTCTCTAACATTATCCCTGCTTTGTATGGTTTTGTTCCAAGAACATACTGTGATCAGGAAGTGATGAAACTTGCTATTGAAGCAGGTGCTACAGATGTGACAATGGGAGATCATGATCCGCTTGATATTTGTGTTTTAAGTTCTCACAATATCCATGCCGGAGGTTTATTGATGGAAGCTATTCCAATTGGTGGTTTTAAAATGATAGACGGTGGAGAAGCTGATGATAAAATTGTAGCAGTAATGATTAACGACCATGCATTCGGACATTTCAGAGATATTACTGAATTACCGGAAGCAGAAGTTAAAAGATTGATGCACTATTTCTTAACATACAAAAACTTACCGGATGAGCCTGCAAAATGCAGAATTCAGGAGGTTTACGGTGCTGAACATGCAAGAAAAGTGATTAAAGCTTCTCAAACAGACTACGCAGATAAATTCGGAGGATAA
- a CDS encoding DUF7935 family protein, with protein sequence MTSLSGYLPYAFALIIAIPFLVLLRQFVHSYITLKNQELKLLTVKSNSENKAHSYERMTLFLDRIKPSNLIQRFDKGLAVHEFIFLTEKAINEEFEYNSSQQLYITKNSWKNIVDSKNAVIDLLHKTYDGLKGEVMLDEFKTIFIMNYMESNDYVAETIEDLRKEILIIT encoded by the coding sequence ATGACGAGTCTTTCAGGATATCTACCATATGCATTTGCATTAATTATTGCAATTCCTTTTCTGGTTTTGCTTAGACAATTTGTACACTCGTATATTACCCTTAAAAACCAGGAACTCAAATTACTTACCGTGAAGTCGAATTCAGAGAATAAAGCACATTCTTACGAGAGAATGACTTTATTTCTGGACAGAATAAAGCCTTCCAACCTGATTCAGCGATTTGATAAAGGATTAGCTGTTCATGAGTTCATTTTCCTTACAGAAAAAGCGATCAATGAAGAATTTGAATATAATTCTTCCCAGCAGCTCTATATAACGAAGAATTCCTGGAAGAATATCGTAGACTCTAAAAATGCCGTTATAGACCTGCTTCATAAAACTTATGACGGATTGAAAGGGGAAGTGATGCTGGATGAATTCAAAACCATCTTCATCATGAACTATATGGAAAGCAATGATTATGTTGCTGAAACAATAGAAGATTTAAGAAAAGAAATTTTAATAATAACTTAA
- a CDS encoding phytanoyl-CoA dioxygenase family protein — protein sequence MLYNLFKKSKLKHNIPLYRKYGIKKNYYSPISSKDFAHLPQTERCIDEEKLSSTIFFKNLSDENKESALHYDDNGYMILRNFISPEAAENVNTEIEKLMKDGTLKFRYGGKLMFAIHHSEIIRNIASDKNLLEFLSVLLDGKAKLFQSINFINGSQQKTHSDSIHMTTFPLGGLLGVWIALEDVDENNGALHYIPGSHKLPYFLNSDYDNEGTALKIGKKSYKAYEEFLENKVRELGLKKEIFRAKKGDMLIWHANILHGGEPHTDKNRTRKSLVYHFFDENSVCYHEVTQRPALFEL from the coding sequence ATGCTTTATAATTTATTTAAAAAAAGTAAGTTAAAGCACAATATTCCATTATACAGAAAGTACGGGATCAAAAAGAACTATTATTCACCTATTTCAAGTAAAGACTTTGCCCATCTTCCTCAAACTGAAAGATGTATTGATGAGGAAAAGCTTTCGTCCACAATTTTTTTTAAAAATTTATCTGATGAGAATAAGGAAAGTGCCCTTCATTATGATGATAACGGGTATATGATTCTGAGAAATTTTATCAGTCCGGAAGCAGCAGAAAATGTTAATACGGAAATTGAGAAACTGATGAAAGACGGAACGTTAAAATTCCGCTATGGTGGAAAGCTTATGTTTGCCATTCATCATTCTGAAATTATCAGAAATATTGCTAGTGATAAGAACCTGCTGGAGTTTCTGTCTGTTTTGTTGGATGGCAAGGCTAAACTTTTTCAAAGTATTAACTTTATTAACGGGAGTCAGCAGAAAACCCATTCAGACAGCATTCATATGACAACATTCCCGCTGGGTGGGCTTTTAGGAGTGTGGATTGCTCTGGAAGATGTGGATGAAAACAATGGTGCGCTACATTATATTCCCGGAAGCCATAAATTACCTTATTTTCTAAACTCTGATTACGATAATGAAGGAACAGCGTTAAAAATTGGAAAAAAAAGCTATAAGGCTTATGAAGAATTTCTGGAAAATAAAGTCAGAGAATTAGGTTTGAAAAAAGAAATTTTCAGAGCTAAAAAAGGAGATATGCTGATCTGGCATGCCAATATTCTTCATGGCGGAGAGCCTCATACCGATAAAAACAGAACCCGCAAAAGCCTCGTATATCACTTTTTTGATGAAAATAGTGTATGCTATCATGAAGTTACACAAAGACCCGCATTATTTGAACTGTAA